A segment of the Streptomyces sp. ITFR-21 genome:
TGGCGGTGGTGGACACCTGCCGGGCGACGGGCCGTGCGCCGCAGGCGCTGGAGGGCGACTTCGACCGGGTGGGCGAGGTACTGACCGCGATCGAACGGCGGGTCAGGGAGGAGCTGATGCCGGGCCCCGACCTGCTGGAGGCGGCCGATCCGCTGACCCATGTGGTGGGCGTGTGGAGCCTGGAGCGGGCCAGGGAGGCGGCCTGGGCGGCGGCCCGGCTGCTGTGGGCGCTGCGCGGCGGCCACGACGCCTACGAGGAGTGCGTGACGCGGCTGGACGCGGGCGTCGGGCTGGTGGGGCGGTTCCTGCTCACCCCGCTGCGGGGGTGAGCGGGCCGCGGGGGCGGCCCGCCGGGGCCGGGCCCGGGGGCGGCCCGCCGCTCAGTCCTCGGGCAGCAGCACGGGCGCTATCTCGTCGTAGACGTCGCCGGGCCCGGGGTTGCCCGGGTCGGTCCCCCCGCCGAGGTGGTGCAGCACGCCCCAGACCGCGTTCAGCGCGGTCTGCACCGCGCCCTCGGCCCACCCGGCGGTCCAGGAGACGTCGTCGCCGGCCAGGAAGAGGCCCCGCCGGTCGGCGGGCAGGGTGTCCTGCATGAAGTGGGTGAACAGCCGCCGCTGGTAGCGGTAGTGGCCGGGCAGGTTGGCCTTGAACGCGCCCATGAAGTACGGCTCGTTCTCCCAGGAGACGGTGACCGGGTTGCCGATGATGTGCTTCCTGATGTCGACCCCCGGGTAGATCCCGCCGAGCGAGGTGAGCATCACCTCCATCCGCTCGTGCGCGCTCAGCGGCAGCCACTTCAGGCTGTCGTCGCACCAGGTGTAGGACAGGCAGATCGCGGCCGGCCGGTCGGGTCCGTCGTCCAGCAGGTACGTGCCGCGGGTCATCCGGTCGGTGAGCGTCATCGACATCAGGTCCCGGCCGGTGCGGGGGTCCCGGTCCCGCCAGAAGGGGCGGTCGACCGGCACGAACAGCTTGCTGGACTCCATGTAGTGGGTGCGTTCGACGGCCGTCCAGTGGTCGATCGGCAGGAGCGAGTCGTCGCAGGCGATCTTGGACAGCAGCATCCAGCTCTGCGCGGTGAAGACCACGGCCCGGTAGCCGCGCATGTCGCCGGAGGAGTCGGTGACGGTGATCCGGTTGCCCGCGGTGCGGTGCAGCGCGGTGACCGCCGGGCGCGGGGTGCCGCCGTGCAGGGAGCTCAGCGATGTGCCCGGCGGCCAGTGCAGCGGTTTGTCCGGCGCGCGCTCCCACAGCCGCAGCGGCAGCTGCCCGCTGCCGCCGACGATGCCGCGGTGGTCGTCGTCGGCGCCGGTGTAGACCACCCGCAGGATCTCCAGGATGGAGTTGGGGAAGTCGGTGTCCCAGCCGCCGGTGCCGAAGCCGACCTGCCCGAAGATCTCCCGGTGCCGGAAGGAGCGGAAGGCCGGGGAGTCGCACAGGAAGCCGTAGAAGGTCTGGTTGTCCAGTCTCTCGACCAGGCCGGACCAGATCGCCCGGATCCGGGGGACGTCCCTGGTCCGCACCGCCCGCTGCATCGCGGCGAAGTCGGCGCCTTCCTCCAGGCAGGTCCGCCAGGCGCGCATCACCTCGTGGAAGACCTCGGGCAGGTCGTCCACGGTGGTGGCGTAGTGCGTCTCGCCCTTGAGGTCGACCACGGTCGACGGGGTGCCGGGCGCCAGCGGGTTGGGGAACGGCCGGGTCTCCAGGCCGACCAGGTCCACGTAGTGCTGGAAGGCCGTGGAGGACGGCGGGAAGCGCATGGCGCCCATCTCGGCGGTCAGCCCCGGGTCGCAGCCGTCGAAGGTGACCGTCCGCAGCCGGCCGCCGATCCGGTCGGCCTCGTAGACGACCGGCCGCAGCCCGGTCCTCATCAGCTCGTACGCGGCCACCATCCCGGACAGTCCGCCGCCGATCACCGCGACCTCGGTGCCGTGCTCGGCCGCGGGCACGGCACCCAGGCCCGCCGGGTGCGCCAGGTAGTCGTCGTAGGCGAAGGGGAAGTCGGGGCCGAACATGGTCACCGGCGGCTGCGCCGCGGCCTCGGTGTGCTGCTCGTCGTGGACGGCGGTGGGCACGGACGTCATGGGGCGCTTCTCCAGGCGGACTCTTCGGTCGCTTCGGGTGCCTCGGGCCGGCGCACCAGCGAGCCGTACAGCTCGGGGCGGCGGTCGGACAGGTACGGGGTGTCGGCGCGGGCCGTCCGCAGCACCGCCGGGTCGGCGTCGGCGACCAGCAGCTCGGTGCCGGTGCCGGCCCGGGCCCGCACCACTCCGTCCGGCCCGGCCAGGCAGCTGAGCCCGGTGAAGTCGTAACCGCCCTCCGGGCCGCAGCGGTTGACGTAGGCGATGTGCATGCCGTTCTCGTACGCCCTGGCCGGCACCAGGGTCCGCGGCACGAACTCGTACGGCCGCATCAGCGCGGTGGGAACGGCCAGCAGCTCGGTGCCGGCCAGCGCGTGGGCCCGCACCGCCTCGGGGAACTCCAGGTCGTAGCAGATCAGCAGCCCGATCCGGACGCCGTCGAGGTCGGCCTGCACGACGGGCTCGGCGCCGGGGGTGAAGATGCCGCGCTCGTAGGCGCCGAACAGGTGCGCCTTGCGGTAGGCGGCGAGCGGGGCGCCGTCGGGGCCGACGAGGCGGGCGGTGTTGAACACGGCCGCGCCGGCCAGTTCCGGGCTCCCGTAGACGATGCCGATCCGGTGCCGGGCGGCGATCTCCCCGACCCGGCGTTCGGCCGCGCCGCCGGCGGTCTCGGCGAGTTCCGCGGTCCGTCCGCCGAGCGCGTACCCGGTCAGGAAGAGTTCGCTGGTGACCAGCAGCCGGGCGCCCTGCCCGGCGGCCCGGCCCGCGGCCTCGTCCAGCACGCCGAGGCTCTCCGCGACGCTGCCGGGAATTCCGCCGGGACCTTGCAGCAGCGCGGTGCGCAACGGCGCCATGGCACCTCTCTCTCCCCTTGTTCCGCGTCGTCATCACGCGCTGTTTCGCCTGGTCAGGCGGGGTCTACGAGCGTGCTCCGACGGTACGGCCGCCGACCCGGCGGCGGCAAGACGCGATCATTGCGGCCAGGCGGTCGATTCGTTGCGTCTTCGGGGCCGACCGCGGCGATTCGTTGCGCGGGGTGCCCGATGTGGTGGCAAAAGGGGCGCGCTCGGCAAGCCCGGCAGGCGGCGGCGGGGTGGGCACGGGACGGCCACGGCCGGCCCGCTGTCAGCGGGCCGGCCGTGGCCGGGGTACTGCCGGTACTGCCGCCGCGGCCGGTCGGCCTCAGCGGAAGCGGGGGTCGTCGCGGCCCTGGCCGGAGGCGGGGTCGGTGTCCGCGTCGGAGCTGAGGTCGGTCTCGATCCGCTCCTTGCGGACCCGGCCGTGCACCTTCTTCTGCTCGGTGTGCTCCTCGACGCGCATCCGGACCCGCTCCTTCGGGACCACCCGGGTGTCGATGACCGGCTGGTCCTCGTGCAGGACCACCTCGTGCTCGGACTCGGCGATCTCGGCGCCGGACAGCGCCGCGCCGCGGTTGGCCTCGGTGATCGGCTCGCGTTCGAGCCGAACCTCCTCGTGCCGGATCGGGATGGTCTCCTCGACCTCCTCGACCTCGACGAACTTGTGCAGCCGGGCCCGGCCGGCGGCGCGCCGCTCGACCTCGACGTGCATCTCCTCCTCCGAGCGGGTCATGGCGTCGTCCTCGATGCCGGCGGCCCGCTCGGCCGGGCCGGTGCGCCCGGCCGCGTAGCCCGCGGCCCCGGTGCCCGCCTCGCCGCCGGTCGTCCCGGCCCGCGGAGCGCTCTGCCGGCCCGCCGCGCCGGTGGCCGCCGCCTCGCCGTCGTCCGCCGCGCCGCCGCGGGCCTCCAGGCCGTAGTAGCGGTACAGGTGCCGCTCCTCCTCGACCGAGAGGTGTCCGCCCGAGTCGACGTCGACGTTCGGCGCTCCCTTGACCTGGTCCTTGTCGTACGGGATTTCGAGGTGGTCCTCGGTCATCCGGGCGGAACGCGTCGGCACGAATGTCTCGTTGTTGCCGAAGAAGCCGGTCTTGACAGTGACCCACTCCGGCTCGCCGGTGCGGTCGTCCAGATACATGTGCTTGGCGTCGCCGATCTTCTTTCCCTGAGAGTCATGAACCGGATGGCCCACGACCTGGGATATCTGGTCGCGCGTGATCATGTCGCCTCCTCGGGCTGCCGGGACCCATCTGGCCCCAAGGTTGCGACTAACCCCAGCAGGACAAACAAAACCCGCAAATAGCCGTGAATCAGACATTACCTGCCTGATGGCGCACGTCCCGCCGGTCCGCGCCCCGCTTGCCCGCCCCCGCCCGGTCAGTCCGGCGCGCCCGCCCCGTACCGCCGCAGCAGCGGTGACAGCACCAGCACGGACTTCGTCCGGGTGACGAACGGCTCCCCGGCGATCCGCTCCAGCACCTGCTCGAAATGCCGCACGTCGGCCGCGAAGACCTGCACCACCGCGTCCGCCTCCCCGGTCACGGTGGACGCCGACGCCACCTCGGGGTAGCGGGCCAGGCCCCGGCGGATGTCCGAGGGGGAGGTGTTGTGCCGGCAGTACAGCTCCACCAGGGCCTCGGTCTGCCAGCCGAGCGCCGCCGGGTCGACCCGCACCGTGAAGCCGGTGATCGCGCCGGCCGCCAGCAGCCGGTCCACCCGGCGCTTGACGGCGGGCGCGGACAGGCCCACCTCGGCACCGATGTCCGCGTACGAGCGGCGGGCGTCGGCGGCCAGCGCGTGCACGATGCGCTCGTCGAGCTCGTTCAGCGGCACGGCTACTGCCAGCTGACGTGCAGCGGCTGGCCCTCGGCGTAGCCGGCGGCGCTCTGCACCCCGACCACCGCCCGCTCGGCGAACTCCGCCAGCGTGGCGGCGCCCGCGTAGGTGCAGGAGCTGCGCACCCCGGCGACGATCGAGTCGATCAGGTCCTCCACCCCGGGCCTGGCCGGGTCCAGGAACATCCGCGAGGTGGAGATGCCCTCCTGGAAGAGCGCCTTGCGGGCGCGGTCGTACGCCGACTCCTCACTGGTGCGGTTGCGCACCGCGCGGGCCGAGGCCATGCCGAAGGACTCCTTGTAGAGCCGGCCGTCGGCCGCCTGCTGGAGATCGCCGGGCGACTCGTACGTACCGGCGAACCAGGAACCGATCATCACGTTGGACGCGCCCGCCGCCAGCGCCATCGCCACGTCGCGCGGATGCCGTACCCCGCCGTCCGCCCAGACGTGCTTGCCGTGCCGGCGCGCCTCGGCGGCGCACTCCAGCACCGCGGAGAACTGCGGGCGGCCGACGCCGGTCATCATGCGGGTGGTGCACATCGCGCCGGGGCCGACGCCGACCTTCACGATGTCCGCGCCGGCCTCGACCAGGTCCCGGACGCCCTCGGCGGCCACCACGTTGCCGGCCACCAGCGGCACCTGCGGGTCCAGGCCGCGGACGGCGCGGACCGCGTTCAGCATGGACTCCTGGTGGCCGTGCGCGGTGTCCACCACCAGGGTGTCCACCCCGGCGTCCAGCAGCTGCTTGGCCTTGCCCGCGACATCGCCGTTGATACCGACGGCGGCGGCGATCCGCAGCCGCCCGCGGGCGTCCACGGCGGGCTCGTACAAAGTGGCGCGCAGGGCGCCGGTCCTGGTCAGGATGCCGGCCAGCCGCCCGTCGGCGTCCACCGCGGGGGCGAGCCTGCGGTGGGCGTCCTCCAGCCGGTTGAAGGCGTCCCGCGGGTCGATGTCCGCGTCGAGCAGCAGCAGGTCCTTGGACATCACCTCGGACAGCTGGGTGAACCGGTCCACGCCGGTGAGGTCGGACTCGGTGACCACCCCGACCGGCCGCCCGTCGTCCACCACCACACCGGCGCCGTGCGCCCGCTTGGGCAGCAGGGACAGCGCGTCGGCGACGGTCTGGGCGGGCGCCAGCGTGATCGGGGTGTCCAGCACCAGGTGGCGCTGCTTGATCCAGCCGATCACGTCGCTGATGACGTCGATCGGGATGTCCTGCGGGATGACGACGAGGCCGCCGCGGCGGGCCACCGTCTCGGCCATCCGGCGGCCGGCGATGGCGGTCATGTTGGCCACGACCAGCGGGATGGTGGTGCCGGTCCCGTCGGGGGAACGCAGGTCCACGCCTTGGCGGGACCCGACCGCGCTGTGGCGGGGCACCATGAACACGTCGTCGTACGTCAGGTCGTACGCGGGCTGAACGTCATTGAGGAAGCGCATACCGACTCTCTCACCTGCGGTGCTGACATGGCGGCGGGCGGGGAGTCAGGACTGGGCCGGCACCGGACCAGGCTGCGGCTCCTCGTCCCATCATTCCTGATGCCGGCCGCTCACGGGGAGGGCCCGGCGATGTCTGTGTCTTCCGCTGAGCGGGCGGCGCCGCGCGCTGTGGCTTCCGCCGACGGAGCCGCCGGTGCCGAGCTCCCCCGGCTCCCCGGCCCCGGCTTCGTGGCCCCGGCTTCGTGGCCCCGTGGTCCCGCCGACCCCGTGTCCGGTGGCGGGGCCGGCCCCGCCACCGGCCGCCGGCCGGGCCGCCGTCAGCCCGGGGAGCCCGAGACGCCCTCCTCGCCGCCCTCCAGGACCACGGACAGCTCGGTGTCGGTGTCGCGCCAGAAGATCTCGGCGTCCCGCAGCACCTCCTTGACGATCCGCCATTCGCGGGGCATCGAGGACGCGTAGTTCTCCCAGTTGCGCAGCCGCAACTGCCGGTGGCCGGTCTCGGGGGGCCACCACGACAGGTCGGTGAGACAGTCCGCGAGGGCGTCCCAGTTGCGGCCGAACCAGTCGGGGAGGTGCAGGTCGGCACTGCAGCGGTCCATGAAGGACTGCCGGTCGCCGACACCGGCCAGGTCGAGCACGAGCATGCGCCGATGCTGTCACAGCCGCTCGGCGCGGCGGCGGCAGCGCGCCCCGCGGTCACCTGAAGTCCGGCGTCAGGACCCGTCCGGGTCGGCGCGGTCCAGCGCGGGGCGGGTGGGCGGCCGGGTGGTGTGCAGCAGGTGGTCGGCGGCGGCGATGTCGGTCACCAGGCTGGTGACCAGCCCCGAGCGCAGCACCGCGTCGATGGCGGCGGCCTTGCGCATACCGCCGGCGATGGCCAGGACCTCGGGGATCCGCCGCAGCCGGTCCGCCTCGATGGTGATGCACCGCTCGCCCAGATCGCGGCCGACCCGGCGGCCCTGGGCGTCGAACAGGTGCGAGGACATCTCGGCGGCGACGCCCAGTCCCGCGTAGTGCTCCCGCTCGGCGTCGGTGAGCACGTCGTGCACGGTGGAGATGCCGGCCTCCCAGGAGCCGACGGACACCACCGCGACGGTCACCTTGTCGAAGTAGCCCATGGCGGCGGCGATCTGGCTCTGGGCGCGCAGCGCGGCGGCGGTCGCCGGGTCGGCCAGCACCATCGGCGCGTACAGCGGGTGCGCCTCGCCGCCGGAGACCGCGGCGGCGGTGCGTACCGCCTCCACCGAGCCGCGCTCGGCGGTGCCGACGTCGTACACCCCCGTGAGCTGCACCACCGTGCAGGGCGCCAGCCGGTCCAGCGCGTTGGCCATGGTGATGATGGAACGGCCCCAGGCCAGTCCCAGCACATCGCCGTCGCTCACCAGTTCGCCGAGCAGGTCGGCGGCGACCGCGCCCAGGTTCTCCGGGTCGGGGGCGTCGGCCTGGTCGGCCGGGGTCTCCACCACCACGGCGTGCCGCAGTCCGTAGTGCGCGCGCAGGGCGTCGGAGCGTTCGGCGTCGAGCTCGGCGGGGACCCGGATCTCGATCCGCACCAGATCGCGTTCGAGGGCGGTCTCCAGCACCCGGGCCACCTTGAAGCGGCTGACCCCGAACTCCTCGGCGATCTGGATCTTCGACTTGCCCTCCAGGTAGAAGCGACGTGCCATCGCCGCCGCCTGGACCATCTCGCCAGGTCCCATACGCAGCTGTGCGCGGCCTGTGCTCACGTCGCCTCTCCCCGGTCGCCCATCTGATCCGCTCAGCGCTCATCCTCCCAGATCCCCGGAGTTACGGGCGCGTAGCTTCCGCCCGTACCGGACCTGTATCCGGGCCGTTCGCGGGCCCGTCGCGGGCCCGTCGCGGGGTGTTCCCCGACGGGCCGCCGGCCCGGGGGCGGCTCAGTGGGCGCAGGCCGCGGCGGCCTGATCGCGCAGGGAGCGTACCGCCGCCGCGGGGTCGTCGCTGCCGTAGACGGCCGACCCGGCGACGAACACGTCGGCGCCCGCCGCCGCGCACCGCTCGATGGTCTCCGCCGACACCCCGCCGTCGACCTGGAGCCACATCTGGAGCCCGTGGCGGTCGATCAGCGCCCGGGTACGGCGGATCTTGGGCAGCATGATGTCCAGGAACGCCTGTCCGCCGAAGCCGGGCTCCACCGTCATGATCAGCAGCATGTCGAGTTCGGGCAGCAGGTCCTCGTAGGGCTCGACCGGTGTGCCCGGCTTGAGCGCCATGGCCGCTCTGGCGCCCTTGGCGCGGATCTCCCGGGCGAGGCGGACCGGGGCGGCGGCGGCCTCCGCGTGGAAGGTGACCGACCCGGCGCCGGCCTCCACGTACGCGGGCGCCCAGCGGTCCGGCTGCTCGATCATCAGATGGCAGTCGAGCGGGATGCCGGTCGCCTTGGCCAGCGCCTCGACGACGGGGACGCCCAGCGTGAGGTTGGGCACGAAGTGGTTGTCCATCACGTCGACGTGGAGCCAGTCGGCTCCCTCCACCGCCCGCGCCTCCTCGGCGAGCCGGGCGAAGTCGGCGGACAGGATGCTGGGACTGATCTGCACGGTCATACCGTCAGCAAACCAGATTGCGGCCCGGGGAGTGAACCGCCCGCCAGCGCCGGGGGCGGGGGGCGGCAGGGCCGCCTGTCCGACCTGTCCGGACTGCGCGTCAGGACGCTGCACCGGAGGCCGAGGAAAAGGGGCCGCGGTCTGCCCGTGTCCTGCAACCCGTGGTCCGCGCGCACGGCTGGTACCGGCGGTCGCGCCTCCCCGCTCCTCCGTCCTGGAGGTCCGGATCATGTGTGGCGCGGACCCACAGGTGTGCCGCGGTCAGCCCGTGCGGCGCAGCAGGGCCAGGTACATCGCGTCGGTGCCGTGCACGTGCGGCCACAGCTGGATGTCCGGGCCGTCGCCGAGGGCCGGGACGCCCGGGAGCAGCGGGCGGGCGTCGACCGGTTCGGCGGCGGGGGCGTGGCCGCCGCGCAGGGTGTCGTCGACGACCGCGCGGGTCTCGGCCAGGTGCGGGGAGCAGGTGACGTAGCCGACCACGCCGCCCACCCGGACCGCCCGCAGCGCCTGCGCGAGCAGGTCGCGCTGGAGCCCGCCGAAACCGGCCACGTCCTCGGCGCGCCGCCGCCAGCGCGCTTCGGGGCGGCGGCGGAGCGCGCCGAGGCCGGTGCAGGGCACGTCGACCAGCACCCGGTCGAAGGAGCCGGGCGCCCAGACCGGGCGGGTGCCGTCGGCCACGACGACCTGGTACGGGCCGGGGTTGCCGGCCAGCGCGCGGCTCACCAGCCGGGCCCGGTGCGGCTGCTTCTCGGCGGCGACCAGCAGTGCGCCCCGGCGGGCGGCGAGCGCGGCCAGCAGCGCCGCCTTGCCGCCGGGGCCGGCGCAGCCGTCGAGCCAGCGGGCGTCGGGGCCCTCCAGCGGGGCCGCGGCCAGCGCGGCGGCCACCAGTTGGCTGCCCTCGTCCTGCACCCCGGCCAGGCCGTCCCGCACCGCCTCCACGGCGGCCGGGTCACCGCCTTCCGCGAGCCGCAGGGCGTACGGCGACCAGCGGCCCGGCTCGGTCGACCCGGCGGGCAGCGAGGCGGCGATCTGCTCCGGGGTGGACCGGCCGGGCCTGGCCACCAGCGTCACCTCCGGCCGCTCGTTGTCCGCGGCCAGCAGGTCCTCGATGCCGGCCCGGCCGCCGCCGAGCGCGTCCCACAGCGCGGCGACCACCCAGCGCGGGTGCGAGTGGACGACCGCGAGGTGGTCCTCGGGGTCCTCGTCGTAGGGCGGCGCGACCTGTTCCAGCCAGCCGTCCAGGTCGTGCGCGGCGACCTTGCGCAGCACCGCGTTGACGAACCGGGCCCGGCCGTCGCCCAGCACCGCACGGGCCAGTTCCACGCTCGCCGAGACCGCGGCGTGCGGGGGGATGCGGGTGCCGAGCAGCTGGTGCGCGCCGAGCGCGAGCACGTCGAGCACGGGCGGGTCCACCTCGCGCAGCGGCCGGTCCACGCAGGCGGCGATCACCGCGTCGTACGTGCCCTGGCGGCGCAGCGTCCCGTAGACGAGTTCAGTGGCGAGCGCGGCGTCCCGCCGGTCGAACGTCCGCCCCTTCTTGACCGCGTCTGCCGCGGCGGCCCGCAGCAGGCCCGGCAGGACGAGGTTGGCGTACGCGTCCCGCTCCTGAACGGCGCGCAGCGCCTCGAACGCGAGGATCCTGACAGGGTCGCGCTGCGGCCGGCGGTGCGGTCTGCCCTGCGGGCGGCGGGTGGGTGCCTCGGTCACGTGAAAGGTGCTCCGCTTTTTCTGTTGCGGTCCGTGGGTCACCGCCCAGCGTAACGGCCTCCGGCCCGGCACCGGTCCCGGCCGGCGGCCGGGGGGCGTGGCCGCAGCCCCCGGCCGGCGGCCGGGGGGCGTGGCCGCGGCCGCGGGGCGGGGCGCCGCGTCCGCTGGGCATGAGGCGCGGACGGCCGTGCGGGCCGATCCGTGTCCGGCCGGTGGGAACCCTGTGCGCGGGACGCCCCTTCCCCGGGGCGCGGGGATCGGGCCGCCCCCGTACGCAGCGGGTGGACACTTTCGGCACCTCCGGCAGTATCCGGTCCGCGGTCGCGTTCGACGGGGGACCCGAAGTCCCCCGTCCGGGCAGGGCCGTTCATGACTTCCCACGCGCGTACGCGCGTCAGCCCGACGGGGCCGCCGTCCGCGTGGGCCGCTGCTGCCGCACCTCGGAGGCATCGCCGCTGAGCACGGCCCATACGGACTTGCCGGACCGCGGCGTGTGCACACCCCAGTTGCCGCCGGTCAGCGCGTCCACCACGACCGGGCCCCGCCCGAACTCGTGCCACTCCGGCTTGTCCGCGTTCGCGTCGTGCACCTCGACCCGCACCCCGCCCGCCACCCGCAGGACCCACACCCGGATACCCGCGTACGCCGGAGAAGCCGCATGCATCAGCGCGTTGGTGACCAACTCACCCACCACCAGCCGGACATCATCCGCCAGCCCCGACAACCCCCAACCCGCCAGCACCCCCACCACAAACCCACGCGCCCTGCCCACCGACCGCGCCTCCCGCGCCACCCGCACATACCCACCCCGATTTCCCGTCACCGAAAGCTCCGACACCGGCAGCATCCCCAGCGTCTGGGCGAACACCACACACCCACACGGCCTCCCCACCCGGCCGCCGCACGGCGCTCACCGCCACACCGGCCCTTCGAGAGGCTTCCGAAAGCGGGAGTGAACGAGCAGGCCGCCCCCGTCCCCTACGGCCCCTCTCGCGCCACCTGGTGCAGCGGTAGCTCCCGGCCAACTACACGGGGCCCCGTCACCACCGCCGGGGCCCCGCAGGCAGGCACCGCGGCGTACGACATGCGGCCCGAGCACGCAGCGCGTGCCCCGCCCGCCGCATGAAGCCCGGTCACCGGCTGCGTCGTCACGAACGCCGTGTCGTTAGTAAGGTCGATCTTGAACGGAGTTCACGATACCGAGCGGATCGGAGATATCGGCCCAGCGCAGGTCTCCGTGGACGGTTTCCCACCGGCGAATCGAGACCGTGGC
Coding sequences within it:
- a CDS encoding flavin monoamine oxidase family protein, yielding MTSVPTAVHDEQHTEAAAQPPVTMFGPDFPFAYDDYLAHPAGLGAVPAAEHGTEVAVIGGGLSGMVAAYELMRTGLRPVVYEADRIGGRLRTVTFDGCDPGLTAEMGAMRFPPSSTAFQHYVDLVGLETRPFPNPLAPGTPSTVVDLKGETHYATTVDDLPEVFHEVMRAWRTCLEEGADFAAMQRAVRTRDVPRIRAIWSGLVERLDNQTFYGFLCDSPAFRSFRHREIFGQVGFGTGGWDTDFPNSILEILRVVYTGADDDHRGIVGGSGQLPLRLWERAPDKPLHWPPGTSLSSLHGGTPRPAVTALHRTAGNRITVTDSSGDMRGYRAVVFTAQSWMLLSKIACDDSLLPIDHWTAVERTHYMESSKLFVPVDRPFWRDRDPRTGRDLMSMTLTDRMTRGTYLLDDGPDRPAAICLSYTWCDDSLKWLPLSAHERMEVMLTSLGGIYPGVDIRKHIIGNPVTVSWENEPYFMGAFKANLPGHYRYQRRLFTHFMQDTLPADRRGLFLAGDDVSWTAGWAEGAVQTALNAVWGVLHHLGGGTDPGNPGPGDVYDEIAPVLLPED
- a CDS encoding carbon-nitrogen hydrolase family protein, translating into MAPLRTALLQGPGGIPGSVAESLGVLDEAAGRAAGQGARLLVTSELFLTGYALGGRTAELAETAGGAAERRVGEIAARHRIGIVYGSPELAGAAVFNTARLVGPDGAPLAAYRKAHLFGAYERGIFTPGAEPVVQADLDGVRIGLLICYDLEFPEAVRAHALAGTELLAVPTALMRPYEFVPRTLVPARAYENGMHIAYVNRCGPEGGYDFTGLSCLAGPDGVVRARAGTGTELLVADADPAVLRTARADTPYLSDRRPELYGSLVRRPEAPEATEESAWRSAP
- a CDS encoding PRC and DUF2382 domain-containing protein, producing MITRDQISQVVGHPVHDSQGKKIGDAKHMYLDDRTGEPEWVTVKTGFFGNNETFVPTRSARMTEDHLEIPYDKDQVKGAPNVDVDSGGHLSVEEERHLYRYYGLEARGGAADDGEAAATGAAGRQSAPRAGTTGGEAGTGAAGYAAGRTGPAERAAGIEDDAMTRSEEEMHVEVERRAAGRARLHKFVEVEEVEETIPIRHEEVRLEREPITEANRGAALSGAEIAESEHEVVLHEDQPVIDTRVVPKERVRMRVEEHTEQKKVHGRVRKERIETDLSSDADTDPASGQGRDDPRFR
- a CDS encoding Lrp/AsnC family transcriptional regulator; this translates as MPLNELDERIVHALAADARRSYADIGAEVGLSAPAVKRRVDRLLAAGAITGFTVRVDPAALGWQTEALVELYCRHNTSPSDIRRGLARYPEVASASTVTGEADAVVQVFAADVRHFEQVLERIAGEPFVTRTKSVLVLSPLLRRYGAGAPD
- a CDS encoding GuaB1 family IMP dehydrogenase-related protein; translation: MRFLNDVQPAYDLTYDDVFMVPRHSAVGSRQGVDLRSPDGTGTTIPLVVANMTAIAGRRMAETVARRGGLVVIPQDIPIDVISDVIGWIKQRHLVLDTPITLAPAQTVADALSLLPKRAHGAGVVVDDGRPVGVVTESDLTGVDRFTQLSEVMSKDLLLLDADIDPRDAFNRLEDAHRRLAPAVDADGRLAGILTRTGALRATLYEPAVDARGRLRIAAAVGINGDVAGKAKQLLDAGVDTLVVDTAHGHQESMLNAVRAVRGLDPQVPLVAGNVVAAEGVRDLVEAGADIVKVGVGPGAMCTTRMMTGVGRPQFSAVLECAAEARRHGKHVWADGGVRHPRDVAMALAAGASNVMIGSWFAGTYESPGDLQQAADGRLYKESFGMASARAVRNRTSEESAYDRARKALFQEGISTSRMFLDPARPGVEDLIDSIVAGVRSSCTYAGAATLAEFAERAVVGVQSAAGYAEGQPLHVSWQ
- a CDS encoding barstar family protein — translated: MLVLDLAGVGDRQSFMDRCSADLHLPDWFGRNWDALADCLTDLSWWPPETGHRQLRLRNWENYASSMPREWRIVKEVLRDAEIFWRDTDTELSVVLEGGEEGVSGSPG
- a CDS encoding sugar-binding transcriptional regulator, giving the protein MSTGRAQLRMGPGEMVQAAAMARRFYLEGKSKIQIAEEFGVSRFKVARVLETALERDLVRIEIRVPAELDAERSDALRAHYGLRHAVVVETPADQADAPDPENLGAVAADLLGELVSDGDVLGLAWGRSIITMANALDRLAPCTVVQLTGVYDVGTAERGSVEAVRTAAAVSGGEAHPLYAPMVLADPATAAALRAQSQIAAAMGYFDKVTVAVVSVGSWEAGISTVHDVLTDAEREHYAGLGVAAEMSSHLFDAQGRRVGRDLGERCITIEADRLRRIPEVLAIAGGMRKAAAIDAVLRSGLVTSLVTDIAAADHLLHTTRPPTRPALDRADPDGS
- the rpe gene encoding ribulose-phosphate 3-epimerase, whose product is MTVQISPSILSADFARLAEEARAVEGADWLHVDVMDNHFVPNLTLGVPVVEALAKATGIPLDCHLMIEQPDRWAPAYVEAGAGSVTFHAEAAAAPVRLAREIRAKGARAAMALKPGTPVEPYEDLLPELDMLLIMTVEPGFGGQAFLDIMLPKIRRTRALIDRHGLQMWLQVDGGVSAETIERCAAAGADVFVAGSAVYGSDDPAAAVRSLRDQAAAACAH
- a CDS encoding RsmB/NOP family class I SAM-dependent RNA methyltransferase, with the protein product MTEAPTRRPQGRPHRRPQRDPVRILAFEALRAVQERDAYANLVLPGLLRAAAADAVKKGRTFDRRDAALATELVYGTLRRQGTYDAVIAACVDRPLREVDPPVLDVLALGAHQLLGTRIPPHAAVSASVELARAVLGDGRARFVNAVLRKVAAHDLDGWLEQVAPPYDEDPEDHLAVVHSHPRWVVAALWDALGGGRAGIEDLLAADNERPEVTLVARPGRSTPEQIAASLPAGSTEPGRWSPYALRLAEGGDPAAVEAVRDGLAGVQDEGSQLVAAALAAAPLEGPDARWLDGCAGPGGKAALLAALAARRGALLVAAEKQPHRARLVSRALAGNPGPYQVVVADGTRPVWAPGSFDRVLVDVPCTGLGALRRRPEARWRRRAEDVAGFGGLQRDLLAQALRAVRVGGVVGYVTCSPHLAETRAVVDDTLRGGHAPAAEPVDARPLLPGVPALGDGPDIQLWPHVHGTDAMYLALLRRTG
- a CDS encoding ATP-binding protein, with translation MGRARGFVVGVLAGWGLSGLADDVRLVVGELVTNALMHAASPAYAGIRVWVLRVAGGVRVEVHDANADKPEWHEFGRGPVVVDALTGGNWGVHTPRSGKSVWAVLSGDASEVRQQRPTRTAAPSG